The genomic window CgctggcaggagctggctgggagcacAGCCCCTTGAGGGGTACCTGGACACGGTGCTGCAGGCTGTAGCGCACGGACGTGCTGATCTCCTGGTAGTCACTGAGCAGAGTGGATGAGATCACAGCTGTGCCCACTGTGGTGCTCAGGTACCTGCCAGGGAAAGGACGCTGCTCACAGGCACGGGAACCACAGGACGTGCTCAGAAAACGGGATCTCACCGTGCCCAGGACAGCTGAGCCGGCGCAGCGTGCGCGGGATGCGCGGGCGGCCATCCCCACCTAGTGTTCGGAGCGCCAGGAGAGCAGCGGGCCCGGCCTCCCGCTCCGAGAGCCACCATCGCCACCGTCTCCACAGACACCCTCTGCCCAGCCAGAGGGGACCCTGCAGTAGCCCCTGTGGGCTCTGTTCCCTGccaccccagcagagctggtaACCCCGGGAACCAGAGGCACGCCGGAGACCTCACGGTGCATCCCAGTGCACaggcagccccagtgccagggctgggatggatcAGGAGgaaggtgaccccaaaatcgAGGCACCAACTCAATGCAGATTTGAAAATGAGTTCTTCTGTGGTGCTGAAGGCAGCCCTGGGGGGCGGAGGGTTCTGCTTCACTCACTTCTGTCCCCTGTCAGAGGCAGCCATGTCCTGGGACACAGCACTGGCGCCGGTGCTggacaggcagtgctgcagggagccGTAGCCAAACCACATGTTCTTCACTGTGACTCTGTGGAGACCTGGAGGGACAGAGCACGGGGACAGGTACAGAACACAGGGCAGCACTGGACACCACTGCCCTCATCTGGGGGGTGATACTGGGGGTCCAGAACACCCTCAGCTCCAAGCTGTGTCTCTAGAGGGGCTGTACAGAATCTCTCTCCCACGGCCCCTCTCCCTTTCATCAAGGGCATCCCCTCCCCACACTTCTTCAGACTTCACGTGGGCAAGGTAAACAGTTTGTACCACTAAGGAAGGTGCAGAGGGGAAACTCAGGTGTCATAACAAACCTCTGGTTTTCAGCCTTTGCATTTCTTCCACAGGAACTTCAATGAGGTCTTGCCTGCCTTTCTCAGGGGTCCGGACCACATATGCCTCACCACTCAGCTCCTGCCcactcagctccagctccctcacCTCCATCCCTGTGCACAGGTAAAAGCAGGTGCTGAACCAGGGTTCAGCCTTCCTTCAGAGCTATTGCTACAGCAAAGTACCACAAGGACTCTACAATCCCAGCCAAGACCCACAGAGCAACAGACAGGTCCCTTTCTGTGCAAACCATGGACATCTGGGCTCCGTTTCTCCCATGCCCAAAGGTTTCTTACAATCCTCTTGCAATCCACAGCATGAGAGGTGCCCTCACACTGTGACACTGCACGGAGGAAATGGGGAGCAGGCTGCGGGGTTGGCAAGAGGTGAgccagaggaggagaggagctAGGAGTGGGTTTGGACTGGGAACCAGACAGGGTGACTGATCTGGGTCCCAGTGAGATACCCTCCAGTGCCACTCACCAACATTCCCGTGTTGGATCGTGATCTTTGTCCTCTCTGCGGTCAGCAGTGGGACCAAGAGTGACACCATTCTGTCACAGAGTTCAACAACAGCCATGGGCCCCCTGATAACCTGCAaacagacagagagagagaccGATGGAAATCAGCACCTGCACCATcagccctcccttcccacagctcaCAAGAGTTTCCTTAAATATTTGGTCCTtggcagaaaaaagagaagttggGACTTGAggctttggctttgcttttctgtgatttttttactgAGGGATGTTCCCAGTTCCTTCAGCAAGGAGACGAGTCTAGCAATGAGGGAAACTTGCTGTTCTGCATAAAAAGCCATTAAAACAGCATGGAAATAAATAACTAAATGAGCTTCTGGAAAGAAAGATCTTTAGACTTGACTCCTGATTTTTGCAAAGCTGTAGAGCAGCCATCTGCTCTTCCTGGAAAAGGTTTCACCCAGAAATAGACTCTGCAGCTGAAGGGCAGCAGAAGAGTGGCCCCATCTCCCAGGGTCCTGCGTGTGCTGGATACACAAGTGCCACCCCTGTTAGTGCACAGCTCCCACTCTTCTCCCCCAGCAACGAATCAGCTGCACCAGTTACACTGGGCCAGCGCTGGGTTTATGCCGCTGCTGAGAAGCTGTGAGTGACTGTGGCCATGGAGACCTGAGCAACTGTGAACAATGAGGCAAACTCTGAACTGCTCAGCATCCTTTCATCTCTGGATGTCCCTGGCTTGGTTCCTGGGGCACTGGCCAGGCCAGACACTGTCTCACACATTTTCCAGAGACAGGTGGAGAGTGCAGACCTTGTACCAGGCATAAAAAACACACGTGAGAATGGAGAAAAACCTCACGGGGTGGGATGATGGAAATCCCTCATGCAAAGCCTGATGGTGTTTTGAGCAGTGTGGGGGCTGATGACAAACAGCTCCTTGGCAGCCcatccacagaaaacacaacatGCTGTAAAGGGAAGGGCGCTGCCCTGCCAGACAGCAGGATGTGGGAGCAAGGAAACTACACAGCACCAGGAATCTGCAAACTGTCAATCCAGGCTGACAAAGTGGAGAAGCTTGAAGGGAGCTGAGTCAACCACTGGAGGGGTTTGTAAGGAAGGCGCCACTACGCTGCACTGCACTTGTTTGCACAAGAACTTGCACAAGAACAGATGAAGCACCAGGAAAGCAGCTGGCCCTGATCTGTGTTGGTGAAGACGCTCCATGCCCGTGCCTGCAGCATTTTCACATGCCCCAGAGTATGGCCACAAAAGCTATACGTGACCATGCAAGACCAGCAGGCCAAGGATGAACAGATGAGTCAGACCTGTGACACCATTACCTGGCTGATCGATGACCATGTCCTAGTATTCTGCTCTTCCAGAATTAACTCAGTTATTTCTGTGTAATACTGGCCCAactgctccaacagctccagctcATCTCCCTCCTGGACTTCTATATCTGAAACTTGCTTTAGTAATTGAAGCACTGCAAGGAGGTCAGGTGGCTCAAGCTTGGGCAGTTCTCCTTCTCTCAGAACAGTTGCCAAGACATCCAGAGCATCTAGAGCCACAGAGAGGTTCATGTCTTGCACATCACTGGTGAAGACGCTGACAGGAATCTGTCACGGAAAAGATGGTTTATTTCAATGCAGAGCCCTGACTCTCCCTGATCATCAGCTGTGCCTTAGCAATGCCCTGCATGCCCTTGCTGGCACCAGGACTCCCGTCTAGCCAACCAGGAATATCCTGGGGGAAGGGATTTCTTGTCCAGACTCTTGTCCTCAGTGAGATGAGTCAATCTGAAGCAATACTTTGCTTGTTTGATCACAGCACAAGTTACAGCTGTGTTGGTCACAATCTCCAATAGCAGCTCAGAAAAAGTCACAGGCACAACTGCTGGCAAAGTGATTTCAAACAGCACTAGGTGTCAGCGTGTCCCCCCCCAGCGGctcccacctgctccaggtgccaattgtcactgctggggctgcaggactCACCACAGTCCTTACTGCAAGGGTGTTCACACGGCTGGCGAGCGAGTGACTGGACTCCAGCTGAGCTCTTTTCAGTTGCCAGTATGCATCTGGGGATAAACCAGAACCAGAACCACTGCTGTAGCGTCCAACAGTGTGGTTAACACATGCCATGTTCAAAGCCTGGGCAATGGTCCTCAGATGGTGGCTAGGTCTGCAGGACAGGCCGGACAAGGAGACTTcacagctgtattttatttttagcacaaGATACCATCTGGAGAGACAGTTTAACactccttttctgcctctccccaTGCTCCCCTGGCCAATGAGTCTGGAGATGCCTGGATTGGGAGGCACTCCACAGCACTGCATCCAGAGGTTGTGGAACATGTACCACCACTGCTCAGCTGGGGAAGAGCCAAACCCCCTGCCAGAGTGCAGGCAGCTGAAGCAAAGTGCCAGCCCCAGTGGGTTTTGCATATAACCCCTtcagagcaggcacagggcctcccccatccctggccACCACCCCAGCTGGGACCTCTGGGAATGCGTGCAGTGGAAGCAATGGATAAATAACTAACAGATGCTGTACCCTTGCTGTAGCGACAGATGAAAGGCAAAGTCTGCAAACAAGATGCATAACTGAATCCACGGCTGCCAGCTTCCAAAACTCTGCATTCCTCAACAGGGCCTGtggaaacacacacagacagaaggGCTGGGTCCCCCAGGGACACGCCATCCCCAGCAGGTATCACTTTTCCTGCAGCAATCCACAAACCCCAGTACAACAAATGCTGTGGGCTGTGCCTTGAATCgccccagagccagagcagagcaaggacTGGGCTCAGAAATGGCTCCCAGCTGGTACCTCCTCTCCAGAAGGAActgggaggtggcagagccAAGTCCTGAGTTCGTGACTGATCAGTATTGTcaccccagcctggctgagagccTGAGtccctcctcccagcagagTGTTGAAGGACTGGGTGTGCAAACCCAGGGAACATCGAAGGCATTGGAGCAGCCATCTGTGGCAGGGTCATTGCAGGGGTCTCTAATGACCAAGGCTTTCCTGATGACTGTGACTTCAAGTACAATGTGTAaactgcccagcccagctctgaatgtgcttctgcctttcttcccaTAGGAGAAGCATCATTCCACAAACTGCAACAAGTTCCCTCTCTGAGGATGGGACTGGCTTCTTGGACTGCCCCTGCATGCTGACCCTCCCTCTGCAGAGGGGCTTGAACTCACGAGGATACTGAGACTTACCTGGGCAAAGAAGCTGCATGGTCACTGCCTGAACGGTGCTCTCTACCTCCAGAGCGTTTGAGCTCCACCCAAAAACAAGGTCTTGCTCTACCACCCAGCACGAGCGAACTTTCTCAATCTGCTCAGCACCGAGGACTTTCTGCCAGATGTGCAAGTCAGTGATGTTGCCACTGAAGGACTCCTTCGCCCTGAAGGTGCCCCCCAGGGAATCTTGATCCTGCCCAATTATGAAGGTCCCCTGGCCAAAGATGGCCTGGGGGGCAGACGGCCCCACAGAACATAAACCACTGGCAGATGCCCTCCTTTTCCCATCAGCATAGATGGCCCAGGCcccattttcctgctgccaggtCACGCAGAAGTGATGCCACTGTCCATCAGCACGGAACACAGGCAGGTAAGGGGAATGGTGCCCGTGGACTATGAGAGCAAACCGAACAAAGCCTTCCTCATCCACAAAGCCACGGAGCTGGAACTCGTTAATGAAAGCAGGCACGGCATAGGAGAAGATGGTAGCAATCTCCTGGGTCCTGGTGTCCCACTGCAGGTGGGCACAGGCTGTgacagcaggcagtgctgggaagtcAGAGAGCACCTTCACAtattttgtgtctgttttgtCTCTGAATACCAGGACTGGTACAGTATGGCCCCCTAGAAGGAGAATTTTCAgtcagcagaaaggaagaagcaCAGGCCAGTAAAgtgacaataaaaaaataagtgacagcttttccagtcgtgtttttcagaatgaaaacatgTCTCCAAATAGCTGATGTCCGCTTATACTCACGTCTCCTCTTTGTTTTGTGCAGGACACTGTCCCTTTCCTTTAGCCAGACCGAACCTCTGATGTGGTGGGACTGCAGTAGTTTGCTGAAAGAGTCTTGCTCACTGTCCTGGGGTTCAAAGAGCAGCTGAGCAAAGCGCTGCTCACAGTACCTGTCAGCTTGCCACCAGTCCAAAGCAGTGGCCACATATTCATACGTGTGTCTTGAAGTCTCAATTGTGACAGGAGCAAAACCTGGAGAAAGACACACAAAGCATGGAGAAACAGAAAGCCTCTCCAGCCCACTGTTAAAAACTGCCTGGTGCATCCTGGAGGAGCCGCTGGCAGGAGCTCATCTCCCCGTGCAGCCCTTGGGCAGGTCGGTGGGCACAGTGTGACAGACAAGCTCAGACTATTGGGCCTGAACTGAGGGACACCTCAGTCTGCTCCCAAAGCAGCTCCCTGGCCCAGGGCTGGAGCGGGGCACGCGCCCGTGGGACACACAAACCACGCCGAGCTCAGCACAAAGGAAAAGTTCACTCTGCTAAGCCCCGGGATGGCCCTCAAAAGCTTGTTCAAAGCAGCTATGTAAAAACAACTTTCCTTGCTTTATCCCCACTTCCCAGCTCCTCCGAGCTTCTGCACTTGCAGATGCAATCTGCAGGCACAAAATAATCTGCTTGGTTTGCAGTTGCAGTGGGgcacagagaagcagc from Corvus moneduloides isolate bCorMon1 chromosome 21, bCorMon1.pri, whole genome shotgun sequence includes these protein-coding regions:
- the ADGRD2 gene encoding adhesion G-protein coupled receptor D2 isoform X1, producing the protein MFRRDLRPDSWFFSFLAGLSRSLLAFAALAKNQTSKGFAPVTIETSRHTYEYVATALDWWQADRYCEQRFAQLLFEPQDSEQDSFSKLLQSHHIRGSVWLKERDSVLHKTKRRRGHTVPVLVFRDKTDTKYVKVLSDFPALPAVTACAHLQWDTRTQEIATIFSYAVPAFINEFQLRGFVDEEGFVRFALIVHGHHSPYLPVFRADGQWHHFCVTWQQENGAWAIYADGKRRASASGLCSVGPSAPQAIFGQGTFIIGQDQDSLGGTFRAKESFSGNITDLHIWQKVLGAEQIEKVRSCWVVEQDLVFGWSSNALEVESTVQAVTMQLLCPGPVEECRVLEAGSRGFSYASCLQTLPFICRYSKDAYWQLKRAQLESSHSLASRVNTLAVRTVIPVSVFTSDVQDMNLSVALDALDVLATVLREGELPKLEPPDLLAVLQLLKQVSDIEVQEGDELELLEQLGQYYTEITELILEEQNTRTWSSISQVIRGPMAVVELCDRMVSLLVPLLTAERTKITIQHGNVGMEVRELELSGQELSGEAYVVRTPEKGRQDLIEVPVEEMQRLKTRGLHRVTVKNMWFGYGSLQHCLSSTGASAVSQDMAASDRGQKYLSTTVGTAVISSTLLSDYQEISTSVRYSLQHRVQDLPNTLVGPICAFWNFSLSPDAGGMWSTAGCSVMMSLPDSTACFCNHTTNFAILLQVYEMQTTTKEEFTLQTLTFIGCGVSFCALIVTLILFLVARVPKSERTTVHKNLIFALAAGEALLMISELAKTNQVLCFMVTAFLHLFFMAAFSWMLVEGLLLWSKVVAVNMSEDRRMKFYYVTGWGLPVLIVGVTLATSFNKYVAANHCWLNVQTNIIWAFVGPVLFILAVNTFVLLRVVMVTVASARRRSKMLTPNSSLENQIGAQIWAMAKPVLVLLPVLGLTWVCGVLVHLSIVWAYVFIVLNSLQGLYIFLVYAIYNSEVRNAIQRMKDKKRALSFTNCSHPTNYIPSPRNTTSWDTGKLRPAAESALPSPVQKDPPVKNITNKGNFGAKIPIGISSIMSPERPAVELTAFKSSGF
- the ADGRD2 gene encoding adhesion G-protein coupled receptor D2 isoform X2, coding for MFRRDLRPDSWFFSFLAGLSRSLLAFAALAKNQTSKGFAPVTIETSRHTYEYVATALDWWQADRYCEQRFAQLLFEPQDSEQDSFSKLLQSHHIRGSVWLKERDSVLHKTKRRRGHTVPVLVFRDKTDTKYVKVLSDFPALPAVTACAHLQWDTRTQEIATIFSYAVPAFINEFQLRGFVDEEGFVRFALIVHGHHSPYLPVFRADGQWHHFCVTWQQENGAWAIYADGKRRASASGLCSVGPSAPQAIFGQGTFIIGQDQDSLGGTFRAKESFSGNITDLHIWQKVLGAEQIEKVRSCWVVEQDLVFGWSSNALEVESTVQAVTMQLLCPGPVEECRVLEAGSRGFSYASCLQTLPFICRYSKDAYWQLKRAQLESSHSLASRVNTLAVRTVIPVSVFTSDVQDMNLSVALDALDVLATVLREGELPKLEPPDLLAVLQLLKQVSDIEVQEGDELELLEQLGQYYTEITELILEEQNTRTWSSISQVIRGPMAVVELCDRMVSLLVPLLTAERTKITIQHGNVGLHRVTVKNMWFGYGSLQHCLSSTGASAVSQDMAASDRGQKYLSTTVGTAVISSTLLSDYQEISTSVRYSLQHRVQDLPNTLVGPICAFWNFSLSPDAGGMWSTAGCSVMMSLPDSTACFCNHTTNFAILLQVYEMQTTTKEEFTLQTLTFIGCGVSFCALIVTLILFLVARVPKSERTTVHKNLIFALAAGEALLMISELAKTNQVLCFMVTAFLHLFFMAAFSWMLVEGLLLWSKVVAVNMSEDRRMKFYYVTGWGLPVLIVGVTLATSFNKYVAANHCWLNVQTNIIWAFVGPVLFILAVNTFVLLRVVMVTVASARRRSKMLTPNSSLENQIGAQIWAMAKPVLVLLPVLGLTWVCGVLVHLSIVWAYVFIVLNSLQGLYIFLVYAIYNSEVRNAIQRMKDKKRALSFTNCSHPTNYIPSPRNTTSWDTGKLRPAAESALPSPVQKDPPVKNITNKGNFGAKIPIGISSIMSPERPAVELTAFKSSGF